Proteins encoded together in one Psychrobacter sp. 28M-43 window:
- the rplX gene encoding 50S ribosomal protein L24: MSKLRKGDTVIVIAGKDKGKQGTVQAVKNDRIKVEGINIVTKHQKPNQATGVEGGILKQEAFLHISNVAILNAQTQKADRITYQFGEDGKKQRVYRSSGEVVATA; this comes from the coding sequence ATGTCAAAATTACGTAAAGGCGATACAGTTATCGTGATTGCTGGGAAAGACAAAGGCAAGCAAGGTACTGTACAAGCTGTAAAAAACGATCGTATTAAAGTTGAAGGCATTAATATTGTTACCAAACATCAGAAGCCAAATCAGGCAACTGGCGTTGAAGGTGGCATTCTTAAGCAAGAAGCTTTTCTGCATATCTCAAATGTCGCAATCTTAAATGCGCAAACCCAAAAAGCAGACCGTATTACTTATCAGTTTGGCGAAGACGGCAAGAAACAACGCGTCTATCGTTCAAGCGGTGAAGTAGTGGCGACTGCGTAA
- the rplE gene encoding 50S ribosomal protein L5: MARLKSLYNDELKQQIKEELGLANVMQVPKITKITLNMGVGGASQDKKLLEGAVADMTAIAGQKPVVTKARKSVAGFKIREEWPIGCKVTLRGEQMYEFLDRLVAIAIPRIRDFRGFSPKAFDGRGNYSLGIKEQIVFPEVDFDKIDRIRGMDVTITTSAQSDEEGRALLKAFGFPFK; the protein is encoded by the coding sequence ATGGCAAGATTAAAATCTTTATATAACGATGAACTAAAGCAGCAAATCAAAGAAGAGCTTGGTTTGGCAAATGTGATGCAAGTGCCTAAAATCACTAAAATCACACTTAACATGGGTGTAGGCGGCGCGTCTCAAGACAAGAAATTGTTGGAAGGTGCTGTAGCTGATATGACCGCGATTGCTGGTCAAAAACCTGTTGTCACCAAAGCGCGTAAATCAGTTGCTGGCTTTAAGATTCGTGAAGAATGGCCAATTGGCTGTAAAGTAACGCTACGCGGTGAGCAAATGTACGAATTTTTAGATCGTCTCGTTGCCATTGCAATTCCTCGTATTCGTGATTTCCGCGGTTTTTCACCTAAAGCCTTTGACGGACGTGGTAACTACTCATTGGGTATCAAAGAACAAATCGTATTCCCAGAAGTAGATTTTGACAAGATTGATCGTATCCGTGGTATGGATGTGACAATCACCACGTCAGCTCAATCTGATGAAGAAGGTCGTGCGTTGCTTAAAGCATTCGGCTTCCCATTTAAATAA
- the rpsN gene encoding 30S ribosomal protein S14 translates to MAKKSMINRELKREKMVAKYAEKRIKLKETISDMTASDETRMEAMLELQALPRNSSPVRLRNRCAITGRPHGYFRKFGLSRNMLRERVMQGDVPGVRKASW, encoded by the coding sequence ATGGCAAAGAAGAGCATGATTAACCGCGAATTGAAGCGCGAAAAAATGGTTGCTAAATATGCTGAAAAGCGTATCAAGCTAAAAGAAACTATCAGTGATATGACTGCAAGTGACGAAACTCGTATGGAAGCGATGTTAGAGCTACAAGCTCTTCCACGCAACTCATCACCAGTACGTCTGCGTAATCGTTGTGCTATCACCGGTCGTCCTCACGGTTACTTCCGCAAGTTTGGCTTATCACGCAATATGCTGCGTGAGCGTGTCATGCAAGGCGATGTGCCTGGTGTTCGTAAAGCAAGCTGGTAA
- the rpsH gene encoding 30S ribosomal protein S8, with protein MSMQDTVGDMLTRIRNAQMANKVSVAMPSSKLRKSIADLLVSEGYVASAVVTEQENNKATLTIELKYFEGRAVIETIQRYSRPGLRQFRGKDAIPTVKQGMGVAIVSTSQGIMSDRAARAAGIGGEIVAFVA; from the coding sequence ATGAGTATGCAAGATACCGTTGGGGATATGCTAACCCGTATCCGTAACGCACAAATGGCTAACAAAGTATCGGTAGCAATGCCGAGCTCTAAATTACGTAAATCAATTGCTGATTTGCTAGTTAGCGAAGGTTATGTGGCGAGCGCCGTTGTTACTGAGCAAGAAAACAACAAAGCAACCCTTACTATTGAATTGAAATATTTCGAAGGCCGTGCTGTCATCGAAACTATCCAACGTTACAGCCGTCCTGGTTTACGCCAGTTCCGCGGTAAAGACGCTATCCCTACTGTTAAGCAAGGTATGGGTGTTGCCATCGTATCTACTAGCCAAGGTATCATGAGCGATCGTGCTGCACGCGCTGCTGGTATCGGTGGTGAAATCGTCGCATTTGTAGCGTAA
- the rplF gene encoding 50S ribosomal protein L6 — MSRVAKAPVTLPNGVSVTLNDRQVEVKGKNGSMSLRLHELVELKQEDDAIIFSPTVDSKEAMMHTGTMRALVNNYVTGVNEGFERRLQLIGVGYRAQVTGNKVTLNVGYSHPVEYTLPEGVSAETPTQTEIVLKSNNKQQLGQAAANIRGFRPPEPYKGKGIRYSDEHVIRKEAKKK; from the coding sequence ATGTCTCGTGTGGCTAAAGCCCCAGTGACGCTGCCAAACGGCGTAAGCGTTACTTTGAACGATCGGCAGGTCGAAGTTAAAGGCAAGAACGGTTCTATGTCTTTACGCCTGCATGAATTGGTCGAGCTGAAACAGGAAGATGATGCTATCATTTTCTCACCTACAGTCGATTCAAAAGAAGCTATGATGCACACTGGCACCATGCGCGCTCTTGTTAACAACTATGTTACTGGCGTAAACGAAGGCTTTGAAAGACGTCTTCAGTTGATTGGTGTTGGTTATCGCGCGCAAGTTACTGGTAACAAAGTAACCTTGAACGTTGGTTATTCTCATCCAGTAGAGTATACGTTACCTGAAGGTGTATCAGCTGAAACGCCAACGCAAACTGAAATTGTTTTGAAATCAAACAATAAACAGCAGCTTGGTCAAGCAGCCGCCAACATCCGTGGTTTCCGCCCACCTGAGCCTTACAAAGGTAAAGGTATTCGTTATAGTGACGAGCATGTGATTCGCAAAGAAGCTAAGAAAAAATAA
- the rplR gene encoding 50S ribosomal protein L18, producing MFDKKAARLRRAKKTRAHIRFLGVHRLTVNRTSKHIYAQIISPNGGEVIAQASTLDSSLRSGATGNADSATSVGQMIAERAKAAGITKVAFDRSGFKYHGRVKALAEAARENGLEF from the coding sequence ATGTTTGATAAAAAAGCAGCTCGTCTGCGTCGAGCTAAGAAAACACGCGCGCATATCCGTTTCTTAGGCGTTCATCGCTTAACGGTTAACCGCACGTCAAAACATATTTATGCCCAGATTATCTCTCCAAATGGTGGTGAAGTGATTGCTCAGGCATCTACCTTAGACAGCAGCTTGCGTTCAGGCGCGACTGGTAATGCTGATTCAGCAACGTCTGTAGGCCAAATGATCGCAGAACGCGCAAAAGCAGCTGGCATTACTAAAGTTGCCTTTGACCGTAGTGGTTTCAAATATCATGGTCGAGTTAAAGCTTTAGCAGAAGCTGCTCGCGAAAACGGATTGGAGTTTTAA
- the rpsE gene encoding 30S ribosomal protein S5, with amino-acid sequence MARNDKNDKNEQTDGLVERLVTVDRVAKVVKGGRIFSFTALTVVGDGNGRVGFGRGKAREVPAAIQKALEAAKRNMITVELNDATLHHPIKARHGASKVYMQPASEGTGVIAGGAMRAVLEVAGVKDVLTKCYGSTNTANVVRATFNGLRDMSTPEKMAAKRGKSVDEILG; translated from the coding sequence ATGGCTAGAAATGATAAAAATGATAAAAATGAACAGACTGACGGTCTAGTAGAACGCTTAGTTACCGTTGATCGCGTAGCGAAAGTTGTTAAAGGTGGTCGTATTTTCTCTTTCACTGCATTAACTGTAGTGGGCGATGGCAATGGTCGTGTAGGTTTTGGTCGCGGTAAAGCACGTGAAGTGCCAGCTGCTATCCAAAAAGCACTAGAAGCTGCCAAACGTAATATGATTACTGTTGAGCTAAATGATGCAACTTTGCATCATCCAATCAAAGCACGTCATGGTGCTAGTAAAGTCTATATGCAACCTGCATCTGAAGGTACTGGCGTAATCGCTGGTGGCGCAATGCGTGCTGTATTAGAAGTTGCTGGTGTCAAAGATGTTTTGACTAAATGTTATGGTTCTACCAATACTGCTAACGTTGTTCGCGCAACGTTTAACGGTTTACGTGATATGTCAACTCCAGAGAAGATGGCAGCTAAACGTGGTAAATCTGTAGACGAAATCTTGGGTTAA
- the rpmD gene encoding 50S ribosomal protein L30: protein MKKMKVTQFKSGAHRLKSHKASLKGLGLRRINHTVVVEDTPSTRGMVNRVNYMVKVEEA from the coding sequence ATGAAAAAAATGAAAGTCACTCAATTTAAATCGGGTGCCCATCGCCTAAAGAGCCACAAAGCGAGCTTGAAAGGATTGGGTTTACGCCGTATTAATCATACTGTAGTAGTAGAAGATACTCCTTCGACTCGTGGTATGGTCAATCGCGTTAACTACATGGTAAAAGTGGAGGAAGCGTAA
- the rplO gene encoding 50S ribosomal protein L15: MGLRLNELSPGVGAKKTAQRRGRGIGSGLGKTGGRGVKGQKSRSGSSIRSGFEGGQMPLYRRLPKFGFTSKLAMKTAEVRLSELNKIEGDVVSLETLKAANLIRHDMKRARVMLSGEVTKAYTFKGIKVTKGAKQAIEAAGGSIEE; encoded by the coding sequence ATGGGTCTTAGATTAAATGAATTATCACCAGGTGTTGGCGCAAAGAAAACTGCCCAGCGTCGTGGTCGTGGTATCGGTTCAGGTCTTGGTAAGACTGGTGGTCGTGGTGTAAAAGGTCAGAAATCTCGTTCAGGTTCTAGCATTCGCTCAGGATTTGAAGGTGGTCAGATGCCTCTATATCGTCGTCTACCAAAATTTGGTTTTACCAGTAAACTGGCTATGAAGACTGCTGAAGTACGTCTTTCTGAACTGAATAAAATTGAAGGCGATGTAGTTAGCCTTGAAACACTTAAAGCTGCTAACCTTATCCGTCACGATATGAAACGTGCTCGTGTAATGCTATCAGGCGAAGTCACTAAAGCTTATACTTTCAAAGGTATTAAAGTGACTAAAGGTGCTAAGCAAGCTATCGAAGCTGCTGGTGGTAGCATCGAGGAGTAG
- the secY gene encoding preprotein translocase subunit SecY, translating into MSSAGIPLNPFAFIRKYDELWTRLLFLIGALIVYRLGSHIPVPGINPVNLADLFSRNENTILSMFNMFSGGALERMSIMALGIMPYISASIIVQMMSAVLPSLEALKKEGEAGRRKLNKYTRQGTLALALVQSLGMCAGLISQNLTLSTGLTFYIPAVTSLVAGAMFLMWLGEQITERGVGNGISMLIFASIVAGTPGMISQSIEQVNQGQMNLIVLFIFVLLGIAVTAGIVYIERAQRRVPVNYAQKQQQGRKIYAQQQSHLPLKLNMAGVIPAIFASSLLLFPASLGQWVGQSTDPTFVQKILQNMALVLSPGQPLYLVLFGAMIIFFCYFYTALVFSPREVAENLKRSGAYIPGIRPGQQTQRYLDHVLNRLTFIGAMYMTVICLMPMVVQSSFGVPFQLGGTSLLIMVVVVMDFISQIQAHLMTHQYHDQTLIQSPTQP; encoded by the coding sequence ATGTCATCGGCTGGTATACCGCTTAATCCATTCGCATTTATACGTAAGTATGATGAGCTATGGACGCGTTTATTATTTTTAATCGGCGCATTGATTGTTTATCGTTTAGGGTCACATATTCCAGTTCCGGGTATCAACCCAGTTAACTTGGCTGATCTGTTTTCGCGCAACGAAAACACCATTCTGAGCATGTTTAATATGTTCTCAGGTGGTGCGCTAGAGCGTATGTCTATCATGGCGCTTGGCATTATGCCATATATCTCAGCATCGATTATCGTACAGATGATGTCTGCAGTATTGCCATCGCTTGAAGCCCTCAAAAAAGAAGGTGAAGCGGGACGACGCAAGTTAAACAAGTATACCCGTCAGGGAACGCTTGCTTTAGCCCTAGTACAGTCATTAGGAATGTGTGCCGGCTTAATCAGCCAAAACCTTACTTTATCTACTGGTCTTACCTTTTATATTCCAGCTGTTACTTCTTTGGTAGCAGGCGCAATGTTCTTAATGTGGCTTGGTGAGCAGATTACAGAGCGCGGCGTAGGTAATGGTATTTCAATGCTCATTTTTGCGAGTATTGTGGCTGGTACGCCAGGTATGATTTCGCAGTCTATTGAACAGGTCAATCAAGGTCAGATGAACTTGATTGTGCTATTTATTTTTGTACTGCTAGGTATCGCGGTTACTGCGGGTATCGTTTATATTGAACGTGCTCAACGCCGTGTTCCTGTGAACTATGCACAAAAACAGCAACAAGGCCGCAAAATTTACGCTCAGCAGCAATCACATTTGCCGCTTAAGCTAAATATGGCAGGGGTTATCCCAGCTATTTTTGCCAGTTCTTTGTTATTGTTTCCTGCAAGTTTAGGGCAGTGGGTTGGTCAATCGACTGATCCTACCTTTGTACAGAAAATACTTCAAAATATGGCATTGGTGTTGTCTCCAGGACAGCCGCTATATTTAGTACTGTTTGGCGCAATGATTATCTTCTTTTGTTATTTTTATACGGCATTAGTATTTAGTCCGCGTGAAGTAGCAGAGAACCTTAAACGTAGTGGTGCGTATATCCCAGGTATTCGCCCAGGACAACAAACTCAGCGTTACCTCGATCATGTATTAAACCGACTGACCTTTATTGGCGCGATGTATATGACGGTTATTTGTTTAATGCCAATGGTCGTCCAGTCATCGTTTGGTGTGCCGTTTCAACTCGGTGGTACGTCTTTACTGATTATGGTGGTTGTGGTAATGGACTTCATCTCGCAGATTCAAGCGCATTTGATGACCCATCAATATCATGATCAGACGTTAATTCAATCGCCCACTCAACCTTAA
- the rpmJ gene encoding 50S ribosomal protein L36 — translation MKVQASVKKICGSCKVVRRKGRVHIICTAEPRHKQRQG, via the coding sequence ATGAAAGTTCAAGCATCAGTTAAAAAGATTTGTGGTAGCTGTAAAGTTGTGCGCCGTAAAGGCCGTGTACATATTATTTGTACAGCAGAACCTCGCCACAAGCAACGTCAAGGTTAA
- the rpsM gene encoding 30S ribosomal protein S13: MARIAGVNIPDNKHAVISLTYIFGVGRTTAQKILEAVGIAPTTKVSQLDDTQLDAIRAQVANYMTEGDLRREVSMNIKRLVDLGCYRGIRHRRNLPVRGQNTKNNARTRKGPTRPLKR, from the coding sequence ATGGCTCGTATTGCCGGCGTAAACATTCCGGATAATAAGCATGCTGTTATTTCACTAACTTACATCTTTGGTGTAGGTCGTACCACTGCTCAGAAAATCTTAGAAGCAGTTGGCATCGCCCCTACTACTAAAGTCAGTCAGTTAGATGATACACAGTTAGATGCTATCCGTGCACAAGTTGCAAACTACATGACTGAAGGTGACCTTCGTCGTGAAGTTTCAATGAACATCAAGCGTTTAGTTGATCTTGGTTGTTACCGTGGCATCCGTCATCGTCGTAACCTACCAGTTAGAGGTCAGAACACCAAGAACAACGCTCGTACTCGTAAGGGTCCGACACGCCCTCTCAAAAGATAA
- the rpsK gene encoding 30S ribosomal protein S11 encodes MAKDTRSRKKVARRSVSEGIAHIHASFNNTIVTITDRQGNALAWATSGGQGFRGSRKSTPFAAQVAAEVAGKAAQEYGVKNIDVLVKGPGPGRESAVRALGALGYKVNSISDVTPIPHNGCRAPKKRRV; translated from the coding sequence ATGGCAAAAGACACTCGCAGTCGCAAAAAGGTGGCTCGTCGTTCAGTATCGGAGGGCATTGCCCATATCCATGCGTCTTTTAATAACACCATTGTTACGATTACCGATCGTCAAGGTAATGCATTGGCTTGGGCCACTTCAGGTGGACAAGGCTTCCGTGGTTCACGTAAATCTACACCATTTGCAGCTCAGGTTGCAGCTGAAGTCGCTGGTAAAGCGGCCCAAGAATATGGTGTTAAGAATATCGATGTTTTGGTCAAAGGACCAGGACCGGGTCGTGAGTCTGCGGTAAGAGCACTAGGTGCATTGGGTTATAAAGTTAACAGCATCTCTGATGTAACCCCAATCCCACACAATGGTTGCCGTGCGCCGAAAAAGCGCCGCGTCTAA
- the rpsD gene encoding 30S ribosomal protein S4 encodes MARYIGPKLKLSRREGTDLGLKSGVKPYDVKTKKAGRPPGQHGVSRNKTSEYALQLREKQKVKRIYGVLERQFANYYKEAARKRGATGENLLAMLESRLDNVVYRMGFGSTRAEARQLVSHRTVMVKKAGRDEFVRVNIPSIQLQDGDVIAIQEKSREQLRIKNAIELATQRGIPEWLDVDHSKLQGTFKHAPDRIDLPAEINESLIVELYSK; translated from the coding sequence ATGGCCCGCTATATTGGACCAAAACTGAAATTATCACGTCGTGAAGGTACGGATTTAGGCCTTAAGTCTGGCGTTAAACCGTATGACGTAAAAACGAAGAAAGCTGGTCGTCCACCAGGTCAGCATGGCGTAAGCCGTAACAAGACCTCAGAATATGCTCTACAGTTGCGTGAAAAGCAAAAAGTTAAGCGTATTTATGGTGTACTAGAGCGTCAATTCGCGAACTACTATAAAGAAGCTGCTCGTAAGCGTGGCGCTACTGGTGAAAACCTACTAGCAATGCTTGAGAGCCGTCTAGATAACGTTGTATATCGCATGGGCTTTGGCTCAACTCGCGCAGAAGCACGTCAGCTAGTCAGTCATCGTACTGTTATGGTAAAAAAAGCTGGCCGTGATGAGTTTGTTCGTGTGAACATTCCTTCAATTCAGCTTCAAGATGGTGATGTCATCGCTATCCAAGAGAAATCTCGCGAACAACTACGTATTAAAAACGCTATCGAATTAGCGACACAACGTGGTATTCCAGAATGGCTTGATGTTGACCACAGCAAACTACAAGGCACGTTTAAACATGCGCCTGATCGTATTGATCTACCTGCTGAAATCAACGAAAGCTTGATCGTTGAGCTATACTCTAAGTAA
- a CDS encoding DNA-directed RNA polymerase subunit alpha → MMLNATEFLTPNAINVDTVNETIAKVTLEPLERGFGHTLGNALRRILLSSLPGAAVIEAEIDGVDHEYSTLEGLQEDVLDLLLNLKGLAITLHDQNEVFLTLDKQGPGTITAADIALPHNVDIINPELVLGTLSDRGHLKMRLRVVMGRGYEPANQRREDGDTKAIGRLKLDASFSPVLRVAYQVENARVEQRTDLDRLIIELETNGTIDPEEAIRKAATILQQQISIFVDLEAEEAPEPVKEKEEVDPVLLRPVDDLELTVRSANCLKAENIYYIGDLVQRSETELLKTPNLGKKSLTEIKDVLASKDLELGMRLDNWPPADLRVDDRFSYRSR, encoded by the coding sequence ATGATGCTAAATGCAACTGAGTTTCTAACGCCGAATGCCATTAATGTGGATACGGTTAACGAAACGATTGCGAAAGTCACGCTCGAACCGTTAGAACGCGGCTTTGGGCATACCCTAGGTAATGCTCTGCGTCGCATCTTGTTATCTTCATTACCTGGTGCTGCAGTCATTGAAGCTGAGATTGATGGTGTTGACCATGAATACTCAACGCTTGAAGGCTTGCAAGAAGACGTACTTGATTTGCTTTTGAACCTAAAAGGCTTAGCAATTACGCTTCATGACCAAAATGAAGTATTTTTGACCTTGGATAAACAAGGTCCAGGCACTATTACTGCTGCAGACATCGCGTTGCCGCACAATGTTGACATCATCAATCCAGAATTGGTCTTGGGTACATTGAGCGATCGTGGTCATCTTAAGATGCGTTTGCGTGTAGTGATGGGTCGTGGATATGAGCCAGCAAACCAGCGCCGTGAAGATGGTGATACTAAAGCAATTGGACGCTTAAAGCTTGATGCAAGTTTTAGTCCTGTGCTTCGTGTTGCTTATCAGGTTGAGAACGCTCGTGTAGAGCAGCGTACTGATCTTGATCGTCTTATCATTGAGCTTGAAACTAATGGCACTATAGATCCAGAAGAAGCAATTCGTAAAGCAGCCACTATTTTACAACAACAGATTTCTATCTTTGTTGACCTAGAAGCTGAAGAAGCGCCTGAGCCTGTGAAAGAGAAAGAAGAGGTTGATCCGGTGCTATTACGCCCTGTGGACGATCTTGAACTAACGGTTCGCTCAGCCAACTGCTTGAAAGCTGAAAACATTTACTATATCGGTGATTTGGTACAGCGTTCAGAGACTGAACTTCTAAAAACCCCAAATCTTGGTAAGAAATCATTAACAGAAATCAAGGACGTATTAGCGTCTAAAGATTTAGAGCTCGGTATGCGCCTAGATAACTGGCCACCAGCTGATTTACGTGTTGATGATCGCTTTTCTTATCGTAGCCGTTAA
- the rplQ gene encoding 50S ribosomal protein L17, protein MRHRKSGVKLGRTGSHRKAMFQNMTNSLFEHELIKTTLPKAKELRRVAEPLITMAKEDSVANRRLAFSRMRSKAMVGKLFGTLGPRYQTRPGGYLRIVKCGYRDGDNAPMAYVELVDRD, encoded by the coding sequence ATGCGCCATCGTAAGAGTGGAGTCAAGCTGGGTCGTACCGGCAGTCATCGTAAGGCAATGTTTCAGAACATGACTAACTCATTATTTGAGCATGAACTGATCAAAACAACTTTACCAAAAGCTAAAGAACTACGTCGCGTTGCCGAGCCATTGATCACTATGGCTAAAGAAGACAGCGTTGCTAACCGTCGTTTAGCATTCAGCCGTATGCGTAGCAAAGCTATGGTAGGCAAATTATTTGGCACGTTAGGTCCTCGTTACCAGACGCGTCCAGGTGGTTATTTGCGTATCGTAAAATGCGGTTACCGTGATGGTGACAATGCGCCAATGGCTTATGTAGAATTGGTTGATCGTGACTAG
- a CDS encoding L-threonylcarbamoyladenylate synthase, translated as MEVFYIHPDNPQPRLIEQAADLLRRDQLIIYPTDTSYAFGCRLGAKDALAKLKQIRELDDKHQFTLLCRDLSEIANYATVDNVQFKQLKAHTPAPITFILTATKDVPKKLAHAKKKTIGIRVPSNPIAQALLEAMDEPILTSSLILPNRDDILDDPFEIEDLLGNQIDGLINAGIKTTKLTTIVDMTSSVPEVIRQGAADVDSLLL; from the coding sequence ATGGAAGTCTTCTATATTCATCCAGACAATCCGCAGCCACGTCTCATTGAGCAAGCCGCTGACCTATTACGCAGAGATCAATTAATCATTTACCCAACTGATACCAGTTACGCTTTTGGTTGCCGTTTGGGTGCAAAGGATGCGCTAGCGAAGCTTAAGCAAATCCGTGAACTCGATGATAAGCATCAATTTACCTTACTATGCCGCGACCTAAGCGAAATTGCCAATTATGCAACAGTTGATAATGTGCAATTTAAACAGCTGAAAGCCCACACCCCTGCCCCAATTACTTTTATTCTTACTGCCACCAAAGACGTACCTAAGAAACTGGCGCATGCAAAGAAAAAGACCATTGGTATTCGTGTGCCTAGCAACCCCATTGCTCAAGCATTATTAGAAGCGATGGATGAACCTATCTTAACCAGCTCACTGATTTTGCCTAATCGGGACGATATTTTGGATGATCCGTTTGAGATTGAAGACTTACTAGGCAATCAAATCGACGGACTGATCAATGCAGGTATAAAGACGACCAAGCTTACTACTATCGTAGATATGACTAGCAGCGTTCCTGAAGTTATCAGGCAAGGTGCGGCTGATGTCGATTCGTTATTACTCTAA
- a CDS encoding elongation factor P hydroxylase — MNDDHLCNKLKILFEHLFPTLTIIGGVDEPYYEAPKADTNAKIFFKENYPRSLLHEIAHYCLAGQKRRKLDDYGYWYTECGRTSEEQELFQLVEARPQGLEKAMCEAIGIHFSPSFDDFSGRPISEVFLKNLEVNYQEMITNPPPTARIALETLMHTDFSTLRDN; from the coding sequence ATGAATGACGATCATTTGTGTAACAAACTAAAAATTTTATTTGAACATCTTTTTCCTACTCTAACCATAATTGGTGGAGTAGATGAACCCTACTATGAAGCGCCAAAAGCAGATACAAATGCGAAGATCTTTTTTAAAGAAAACTACCCAAGAAGCCTATTACATGAAATTGCTCATTACTGTTTGGCAGGGCAAAAACGACGCAAATTAGATGACTATGGTTACTGGTATACTGAATGTGGTAGAACAAGTGAAGAGCAAGAGCTATTTCAATTGGTTGAAGCAAGACCTCAAGGCTTAGAAAAGGCTATGTGTGAAGCTATAGGTATACATTTTTCACCTAGCTTTGATGATTTTTCAGGTCGACCGATATCAGAGGTGTTTCTAAAAAACTTAGAAGTTAATTATCAAGAGATGATTACGAATCCTCCTCCTACGGCTAGAATAGCTTTAGAAACATTAATGCATACAGATTTTTCTACGTTAAGGGATAATTAG